The Vanessa atalanta chromosome 18, ilVanAtal1.2, whole genome shotgun sequence DNA window TGAACTCTGGTTGTAGACCTCGTCAAATGTAGGTTGTTTAGCTCGCTTGCTACTCGGCGCTCCTTCGTTAGGCCCTTTGGTTGGTGGTTTACGTGTGGACCAGTTGGTACGTATAGATCGCGATCCCAACCATTGACCGTTCATAGCTTGAATTGCAGCTTCAGCATCAGCTTTCTTAACAAACGAAACGAAGGCGTACCCCTTAGATTTGAGCGTTTGTGGGTCACGTACTATTCGACAGTTTGATATCTCACCAAATGGTGCAAAAGCTTCGCGCAATATGTGAGTCTCAATTTCAGGTGATAGATCACCTACAAATATGTGGTGGTGGTTGCTCGTATCCGTCTTAGGCTGATTGCCAGGACTCGTAGCCCAATTAACCTTCATTTCCTTGTCGAGAAATACTCGTTTGTTCATGGCGGCCAGGGCCGTAGCCGCCGCCGTGTGATTTGTAAACTCGAGAAAAGCATAGGGATCGTTACCTGGCTCACGAATTATTTTGCAGCCTTTAACTTCGCCTATTTGTCCGAACAACGCGCATAGGAAATCTTCTGTCACACTCGCGTCTAAATTACCGACGTAGAGAGTTTTCGGGTGGCTTTCGTCGCCCATATTAGCTTATATCGTAATCTAGCGGTTAATTTATTACGACTATGAAcactaatattgaaaatacacACTAATCAACGTGTTATTTCATCACATTAAACATTGGATGACggataaaagaaagaaaaatgtcGCAAACAGCGCCTAGAACTTCTCGAAAGACGTTGCTGTTGACTCGTGAAACGTTCACTTTTCGGAAACAAACGCATCTATAGGCGAATTTCCGgtagaataatttcaaaaatttggagggaaaaaagaaataattaaaa harbors:
- the LOC125070768 gene encoding nucleolysin TIAR isoform X2, which translates into the protein MGDESHPKTLYVGNLDASVTEDFLCALFGQIGEVKGCKIIREPGNDPYAFLEFTNHTAAATALAAMNKRVFLDKEMKVNWATSPGNQPKTDTSNHHHIFVGDLSPEIETHILREAFAPFGEISNCRIVRDPQTLKSKGYAFVSFVKKADAEAAIQAMNGQWLGSRSIRTNWSTRKPPTKGPNEGAPSSKRAKQPTFDEVYNQSSPTNTTVYCGGFTSNVITEELMQSTFSQFGQIQDIRVFRDKGYAFIRFTTKEAAAHAIEATHNTEISGHTVKCFWGKENGGTENQGYPALQGYMAPGYYQQYAATYSTPQAAAAAGYRMSMPGGGAAGGSWGGAPQPLMYASVPSAQYPSQ
- the LOC125070768 gene encoding nucleolysin TIAR isoform X1, with the protein product MGDESHPKTLYVGNLDASVTEDFLCALFGQIGEVKGCKIIREPGNDPYAFLEFTNHTAAATALAAMNKRVFLDKEMKVNWATSPGNQPKTDTSNHHHIFVGDLSPEIETHILREAFAPFGEISNCRIVRDPQTLKSKGYAFVSFVKKADAEAAIQAMNGQWLGSRSIRTNWSTRKPPTKGPNEGAPSSKRAKQPTFDEVYNQSSPTNTTVYCGGFTSNVITEELMQSTFSQFGQIQDIRVFRDKGYAFIRFTTKEAAAHAIEATHNTEISGHTVKCFWGKENGGTENQSTNNPPAAPAPMGAQTQYPYAYQQGMGYWYAQGYPALQGYMAPGYYQQYAATYSTPQAAAAAGYRMSMPGGGAAGGSWGGAPQPLMYASVPSAQYPSQ